A region from the Mya arenaria isolate MELC-2E11 chromosome 2, ASM2691426v1 genome encodes:
- the LOC128243112 gene encoding uncharacterized protein LOC128243112 codes for MHKRLKIDTPSSGERETLLYDNVEPGTRYLARPEDFLPESRCTLETLRTVATKLSTWVENKEAKENFHKQSIVNHQEPSRIGPILLKPEDFKSKKWSTFVLLTETVNMSVFGVKQQTHVDLSSDVRWNIPPEELLPPSAFSAPEIPPQSSRSSTSSHAFQRFSRTTLAAPQQYTNETFTQKCFVLKSTDGFENRPSTSTPVSTRRPQTYASNSVPSDLKSTAGFENRSKTSTLFSTKRPQTNTSKSAFKKSACVSKSTRRKEKRVLNPSAFGEQRENPKALGVPYYLKTPEPSSLPLPCFS; via the exons atgcataagaGGCTGAAAATCGATACACCATCTTCGGGTGAACGTGAGACGTTATTGTATGATAACGTTGAACCTGGTACACGTTATCTTGCAAGGCCAGAAGATTTCTTGCCAGAATCAAGATGTACGTTGGAAACACTAAGAACTGTTGCTACTAAACTTTCTACTTGGGTGGAAAATAAAGAAGCGAAAGAAAACTTTCACAAACAG AGTATAGTCAATCATCAGGAACCTTCACGAATAGGTCCTATCTTGTTGAAACCAGAAGATTTCAAGTCGAAGAAATGGTCGACGTTTGTGCTTCTAACAGAGACTGTCAATATGTCTGTTTTCGGCGTTAAACAACAGACCCACGTGGACTTGAGCAGCGACGTTCGTTGGAACATTCCGCCAGAG GAACTGCTTCCTCCATCGGCATTTTCTGCGCCAGAAATTCCACCGCAGTCATCACGATCTTCAACATCGAGCCATGCATTTCAAAGATTCTCACGTACGACCCTAGCTGCACCCCAGCAGTACACAAATGAGACTTTCACACAGAAATGTTTCGTCTTAAAATCAACAGATGGGTTCGAGAATCGACCTTCAACTTCAACTCCAGTCTCAACAAGGCGACCGCAAACCTATGCTAGTAATAGTGTACCTAGCGACTTGAAATCAACCGCTGGGTTCGAGAATCGGTCTAAAACTTCAACTCTATTCTCAACAAAACGACCGCAAACTAATACTAGTaaaagtgcatttaaaaaatcagCTTGCGTGTCAAAATCGACAAGAAGGAAAGAAAAGCGCGTTTTGAATCCTTCAGCCTTTGGTGAGCAAAGGGAAAACCCAAAGGCTTTGGGGGTTCCGTACTATCTGAAAACACCAGAGCCAAGCTCACTTCCACTACCCTGCTTTAGCTAA